From the Mangifera indica cultivar Alphonso chromosome 10, CATAS_Mindica_2.1, whole genome shotgun sequence genome, one window contains:
- the LOC123227273 gene encoding gamma aminobutyrate transaminase 3, chloroplastic-like, giving the protein MVIRQLLRSSLRAQIGSYQKHVVASRSLQETLPCVPLLAKFYGTEAALLKEDGFNGKGFKGHDMLAPFTAGWQTNDLHPLVIEKSEGSYVYDINGKKYLDALAGLWCTALGGNEPRLVAAATAQLNTLPFYHSFWNRTTKPSLDLAKELLETFTANKMAKAFFTNSGSEANDTQVKLVWYYNNALGRPEKKKFIARAKSYHGSTLISASLSGLPALHQKFDLPAPFVLHTDCPHYWRYHLPGETEEEFSTRLAKNLEDLILKEGPETIAAFIAEPVMGAGGVIPPPKTYFEKIQAVVKKYDILFIADEVICAFGRLGTMFGCDKYNIKPDLVSLAKALSSAYMPIGAVLVSPEVADVIYSQSNKLGSFSHGFTYSGHPVSCAVAIEALKIYKERNIVAQVNSIAPKFQDGIKSFSDSPIIGEIRGTGLILGTEFVDNKSPNDPFPPEWGIGAYFGSQCEKHGMLVRVAGDNIMMSPPFIMTPEEVDELISKYGKAVKATEERVKELKSQQK; this is encoded by the exons ATGGTGATCAGACAGCTTCTTAGATCATCTCTTCGAGCTCAG ATTGGTTCATATCAAAAGCATGTTGTTGCTTCTAGAAGTTTACAAGAGACGTTGCCATGTGTTCCTTTACTTGCTAAATTTTATGGTACTGAGGCAGCTTTGCTGAAGGAAGATGGTTTCAATGGTAAAGG ATTTAAAGGGCATGATATGCTCGCACCTTTTACCGCAGGGTGGCAAACTAATGATTTGCATCCACTTGTGATAGAAAAGTCAGAG GGTAGCTATGTATATGACATTAATGGAAAGAAGTACCTTGATGCTCTTGCTGGTCTATGGTGCACTGCCTTAG GAGGAAATGAACCTCGACTTGTGGCTGCTGCTACTGCACAATTGAATACTCTGCCATTTTATCATTCCTTTTGGAATCGGACAACAAAACCTTCTTTA GATCTTGCAAAAGAGCTTCTGGAAACTTTTACTGCAAACAAAATGGCAAAGGCTTTTTTTACTAACAGTGGATCAGAAGCAAATGACACTcag GTGAAGCTGGTTTGGTATTACAATAATGCTCTTGGAAGACcagaaaagaagaaatttattgCTAGAGCAAAATC GTACCATGGTTCAACTTTGATATCAGCTAGTCTTTCTGG CCTTCCAGCTCTACACCAAAAATTTGATCTGCCCGCACCATTCGTATTGCACACTGACTGCCCTCACTATTGGCGCTATCATCTTCCAG GTGAGACAGAAGAGGAATTTTCAACCAGGTTAGCCAAGAATTTAGAGGATCTCATCCTCAAAGAGGGACCAGAGACG ATAGCTGCATTCATTGCTGAGCCTGTCATGGGGGCAGGAGGTGTGATACCTCCTCCAAAAACTTATTTTGAGAAG ATTCAAGCTGTTGTGAAAAAATATGACATACTCTTCATTGCAGATGAG GTGATTTGTGCATTTGGAAGGCTGGGGACAATGTTTGGTTGTGATAAATACAATATTAAGCCAGACCTTGTTTCTTTAGCAAAG GCTCTTTCTTCTGCTTATATGCCTATTGGAGCTGTTCTTGTGAGTCCTGAAGTTGCAGACGTCATTTACTCTCAAAGCAACAAACTTG GTTCTTTCTCTCATGGATTCACATATTCTGGTCACCCTGTATCCTGTGCTGTTGCCATTGAAGCACTCAAGATTTATAA GGAAAGAAATATTGTTGCACAAGTAAATAGCATAGCACCAAAGTTTCAAGATGGTATAAAATCCTTCTCTGACAGTCCCATTATTGGAGAG ATAAGGGGAACTGGCTTGATTCTTGGTACAGAGTTTGTAGACAACAAATCTCCAAATGATCCATTCCCTCCTGAATGGG GCATAGGTGCATACTTCGGATCACAGTGCGAAAAGCATGGTATGTTAGTCCGTGTTGCTGGTGACAACATAATGATGTCTCCTCCATTTATAATGACTCCCGAAGAGGTTGATGAG TTGATAAGCAAATATGGGAAAGCAGTGAAGGCCACCGAGGAGAGGGTAAAAGAACTCAAATCTCAGCAGAAGTAA